The sequence below is a genomic window from Oncorhynchus nerka isolate Pitt River linkage group LG7, Oner_Uvic_2.0, whole genome shotgun sequence.
AAGTCAAAATTACAGGACTTTGTAATTACGACTGTGATGATGTCGACTACATAACGTCTACCGGAAACTCCTAATGATCCGGCACAGCTAGCCAGTTTCCAACTGTACTACACTGTCAATTCCAATCTGTTTCTGTATACTAGCTCTCCTTTGTGAGTTATTTAATAAAGATCCACTAACATGATTCTTGGACCTGAAAGGAGTGTTGTTCAGACAGcattgttttttcttcttcttccgaACACTGCGCTTGCACTACATTAGATGGTTGCTGTGTTGTCTGCTTGAACTTTGACCTCCGAAACATTCCTACACATCTGCGTCTTTGTCGACCACTGTTTGCATATTTATGAGCTCTCTGAGTTACCGGCTggcggtagagagagaaaacatcTGGGTTTTTTTGTGTTTGGAGAACATGTGCTGGTGGCCTACTGGAGAGGACTCACTCCTtgtggtgttagggtgatgggtgTGGGTTAGGGACTGTAATGCCACATTAAGTTAATAATTGATTCAACTGACTTATGGTGagattttttttccctcattgtTTCTTTTAGAGGACCAACGGCTAAATGACAAAGGGAGTGACATTCTGCCATACAGCAAGCTAAACATATTTCACAGTTGATGAGAAAACGCAGACTGTCACACATGAATGAAggaataaggtgtgtgtgtgtggatgtgtttaactatacaagaatagtaaactaacaaacatttgaccaactggggacactTTGTTAGTCCCCAGTGGGGTCTCCCCACAaggctatttctagggggtttataAGGTTAGAATTTGGATTAGGGATTAAAGTTTAAGGTTAGATGTTGTGCTTAAAGTTAGGTTgagggctaggtttagggttagggaaaatagggttttgaatgggaatcaattgtgttGAAAGGGTGAGTGCTACACTGGAACTCCTCTTGCGCCAAAACCTCCAACCTGCACATAATAGCAGTCCGCTATTCCCAGAACCTCCGCGGATGGGACTCCTCTTTTCCAGGATGGCGGGGATTCTTCTCCCTCTGGACTGTGTGACGGAATACGCTGAGGCCTATGCATGTTTaccaggaggggagggagagagggaagacccaCCTCTGGGCCCCCAACTGAAAATCCCTACCAGCTGAGTTGACACACTCCTCCAGTCCTTCCAGAACAGGCTTTATGTCTGGCAGGAGGATCTTAGACCACCATTGCTGCTTCTAGTTTGCTAATATAATAAAAGACAagtcaaactttatttaaagtggTGGGGAAAGCAATTTGAATCTCTTTTTCTGGGGGGTGGTGTTTCTTATATTACTTTATTCATTACCTTGCCACTGGTTTACCTTTCTTTTTGGTGATTTGTTAATCCCCATTGTATTTGATTGGCTGAGAAGGACAGTGGGATTTGTAGTTATAACTCAAATAACCAAGTGGAGTCTGTAGATGTGTAGTTCCTTAAAAGCTCTCCTGGGGCGACGTCATCCGAAGCcctgttttctcctctcctcctctcgctccCTTCTTTTCACCCTTCACTGCAAAATGAAACATCTGCTCACTAACACACTGCTGTTTCTTCCTTCCGTCTTTTTCCCCCCCCGGTTCTTTTCCCGCCGTCGTGAACAACTGACCTGACAGAGGAGAAGTGAGGCTGGCCTTGAAGAGAACAGCAGGACATCCCTTGGAGTCTCTTTCTCTCGCCTTCTTTCTCTTCTTACTGACATTACACCATTTTGGTGGCTGAAGTGGGAGACATAAAAGCAGAGGGAGAATGGGTGATGGATGGAGCTGGAGAagtggaggtggagagggtgaGGTAAAGAATGCTGGTGAGTGACTTCAGTATTCCATGGAAAGGGCCAGCGCAGTAGAGGAGAGGGAATCGTGCACTGTAAAGCAACCACGTCCACTTAGCTACTATCTTACATGGCCTGACACAATGAAGAACAAACCCACGAAAGCTCCTACACTAGCTTAAAGAAAACAGGTTCTAAAATCTCTGTAGGAAAGGTTATTTCACACAGGATCAGGAAAAATACGTCTTTGTTTATGTGAAAAACACAGCCAACATCATACAGCAAGAGGTTCACTACAACACGGTTCAGGGACTTTatgatcaaatgtatttatgaagccctttctacgtcagcagctgtcacaacgtgcttatacagaaacccacccTAAAACCCCAAGCAGCAAGCAATTCAGATGTAAAAGCTATGTCTATTCGGTTCGGTGTAGTCGGTTATGCCAAATAAACTATCACTTCAAATATTCCCCTGAAATGAATATAAAGCACTGTTATCGCTGGTCTCTGGTGGTACTGTGGCAGCGTGCTAGGTGCGCTTGCCTCTCACTCCAGGGAAGGATGCATCGTCACACAGTTTGCCATGACAGATGGTCGGGGACACTCGTCCCCGCGGCGATTATACAAGAAGTGTGATTTCACTCTGTCACACTGGGTTTGTGTTGGTGCTGCATGCAGTAAACGGGCCTCTGTGTGTATTGGTGCTGTAGCTAGCTGTCCGCAGATCTAAATGTTCTAGATACCGTACACTATGTGTACATCTAATGTTCCAAGGGAGGCGGTTAGCATTCGCTTACTGTCAAGGTATGCCTTTGTGTAAACCCTCTGTGTCTCAACCCGAAAGAACAGGGAGTTGGCGAGAAAGGGGGTCTTAATGTTATCCACTTAAACTGTCACAGGAATGTGCTCTGATATAGTCTGTTGAAAAATTGGTGGGAAAGAAGTGGATGGAGTATAACTACGATTTATGTCTTACAGTATTTGTCTTGCTGTGACAATGAGTTAATTATACATTCAATTCAGTCAACTCCCAACATTCAGTTCAACTTGATAAAAGGTATAGCCTATTTATCCCCTAAGGGACAATTATTTTTGCTGGGCTTAAATTGTAAATGCAGACAACGTATAAACAACATGATACATACTatggctgaccccatttagtcacCGGGTCAATTGTATGGTCTATAGGCTGTTGAACAACTGAGACTCGTTTTATTTCATGGTGCACAACACGCCTGTCTTATTcgcgcctgtctcagtggactaatccattgcggaggccacAGGCAACTGAAAttatatatggttatattatgtCGAAATAATTGTGTAACACTAATGaatcaaatattattttataacaaatgcACTTTCTCCCGTGTTAAATGCGGTTCTGAAACATAATATTCAGTGGGCTGTAGAATTGGTGCCTTTCCCTATgtttgctatgtgcataatagcaaagttaaccagcatattaatgtgcataatagcaaagttaaccagcatattaatgtgcataatagcaaagttaaccagcatattaGGATTGAATCAATGCGtgggaggcagcagcagcagaaatGGGGAAACAGCCCTTAGCCTAATTGTCTAAGAACATTGAAGAGAAACTTAATTATGTCTATTATCAATAGCataactgttaaatgtgcctgactttttataaatcatccatatatatttacagaaataagacagatcttttttctgttgcctgtttgagtgtttgtttaattGCCTACTAATTCCATGAGCACCAAGCCTCGTGCAATGGCAAAATGACAGATAAAGCAATTTCCCAGATTTGGCAGTTTTTTGTCTTTACTATGCTGTAATAAAAGGCTTTACAAAATGTTTTCGTTACAACGGACTGGTATTACTTATAATTTATTtagtgtttacactgttccaaacaGGCAGAAAAATAATATTGTAATCTAACAGAACTTGTTtgtcacacataatatgcacgcaGCTCTCGCTCCTATACCctcctttttcttgatctcctTTTTTTGttattacaattattattatGGTCATCATTATAATAATAAGTCATGTCATTGTCACTAGTAGGCTTtgtatagcagccttgtataacCAACATCGAGCTGTAGGCCTAAGAGCGCATCCTGTTTAGTCTTTATACTGTAACTGACTTAGGCCTATATttcaatatatatactgtatatactgtatcaatCATTCATTCGTTCATGCCATCACACAGCATACGAGACCTTAATGCtttgaaatgcaatcaagcatttGTTTTGCAACTGTTTTTAGTCTGCTCTAATAAAggctttatatatttatttttgttcagttagaACAGACTCTCTGGTCCACTTATTtagtgtttacactgttccaaatgGTCAGAAAAAATGATATTGTAATCTAACCGCAACTATTTGGCACACAATACTCACGCAACGCTTGCTCCCATACCCTCCTTTTTCTGGATCTCCAGTAGCTTCCACAACTAAGTCAAATGTCTTCCACAGTTCTGACTTCCCCTTTCCCCCCTGAACAACCAGTAAACATACGCCTGTTTCGAGTTTATTTTTCACTTCCTCTGCATCCATTTTACTGTCACTTGTTAATGTGTTTGGAGtttgttataaccaatttatCGATGTGATTATGATCAGTTATAGGTCAGGCCCTACTGATCACATGCATGCGATGCTTAGATGTTTCACgtaaagagagcaagggttgTGGGAATAAggaatgtttttcctaaacaaatgAGTGATTTCGGTAACAGAACTTTTCAGTCAGAAACAAGTAAGTAAGAAATGGCTAAAATGATGTTGCAGCTTCAGCACGGACAGCGCAATAAACACTTGCTGTGCTGTGGTGCCTTTTCGCTGCAGTAGGGAAGAGAGCGAGACAATGCTCTCACACAGGCACTCGCTGTCATTTTCTTTTAACACAGTGTGACCATCGGGCTCTTtcttgagtcatttgtgtgtcttaattatttaatcgaacagtgtgcttaaagtatcagacaagctcagtacaTATGTAGTTGATTTGATTCAAACAGGGtgtgtctgtctatatatggaaaaataagtTTAAACATTTCAACCAATCAATTGGTCAAAAAAACAGGACGACTCTTGGTTGCGctatattttttttgggggggggggtcagcccTAATATATATACATAACCGTCACTTTAAATTTCACTGCAGGACCCTAGTTTCTGCAGTAGTTTATCATTCTGTGCCTGTATTCAGCTAATTCCTCCACGTCCCAGGTGGCAGCCTGGCTGTCTGCTATAGAGCCACGTCCACCAACATGTTTACAGAAATCACACTTTGCTGTTTGGTTGAAAGGCAGTTGAATGTCTAAAACGAATACAAAGGCCTCACAAAGCACAATGTGTCCCTTTCAGAGTAGTTTTAAACTGATTGAGCTGCATTGAAGCTGGAATGGCTTTGGCCGTTTCCTTGATGCCTTTCATGTGTTAACCCCTGTGACTCCTTATCTGTGGTATTCATACGTTAGTAGTGCTAGTTCCCATCTATAACTCTGAAGGCCCCTACATTTTAATCGGGCAGTTGGAGGGCCTATTTAACCTTTACTCTGGATGTGAACATGGCGTCAGTATATATTTGGGATGCAGAAGGGTGTGTTGTGAATATTCAATACAGTTACTGTGGTTAGACTTTAAAAGTGACAACGTCCCACTATAAGGCTGGAAATACACCGTGGTCATGGTCAGGGGATTGACACTGTGGTCAGCTGTGACTCTGACATCTGTTTGTAGGTCACATGTTATCGGGAATCAACCTTGTTTGGTACTTTTGAGTGTGGTGTAAGATGAGTCAAATAGTTTGAATATCAATTTCTAATAACAATTGTACAGTATCACTATTTCTCATTTAGCATGTAATGGAAATTGGAAAAGGCATTGCTAAACTATGACATCATTGCTAAAATCCACACTGGCTGTAGTTTGTATTGCAACTTGAAGATGAATTTCCTTATTTGCAGTGTATATCCAGAAACAAATCCTCCTGGCTATAACTCGGTAGTTGGCAGTCTCCTGTATGAGGAGGGCAGTGGTTGTATGTACCTAAGAAACAAGGGGTGTgtcaggtgtacactaacaggtgaaGTCACTCTTCACACCACAACACGTCCCGTGTTAAAGTGAAAGCTCCCATGACAAGAGTTAAGACAGGGAGTTATATGGTGAAGCCTCCCATAACCCCCTTCCACATTGACTCGTTGAATCGATTTAAGTCGGTTCCAAATGATTGTTAACGTTTGATATATTTACCTTGTCACCGTGCGCTCCAACTGGACTTTGGAATATATATTGGACTCACTTTAGTAGAAGTGAGGCTCCTATATGCCAAACATGATGTAACTGTCATTGGTCACTGGTTGAACTTTGAACTGCCCGGTGCAGACTGAGTTTCCTGGAGGAGCTGCTGTGAGTGTGTACTCAAATCTTCAACATGGTGGACAAGGCATGGAGGAAGAGTTGGCAGTTCATCGAGAACAGGATGTCTCTGCGTGTGAAGAAGCAGTCTTCTCCAAATGTTGAACGTAAGAGTGAGTGAGTACCCTCTCCTGTTTGACTATATGCTGGGTTGAAGGGTTGGGTTGCCCTGGTTAGTTTTGTTGATGCGCTACTTGGTTGATACTGCTGTGTGATTACGTCCTTATCAAtatcctgactgtgttgaatTTATTCATAGAGATTGGGTTGGTGACGTGTTAGAAAATGAATAGGGCCGTTAGTCATATTTCAAATAGTAATCAAGGCAAGACCCACTTGCATGCACTTTCAATCAGCGCAGTGTTGAGACGCTGATGTAGGCTGTGTCTAGGAATGATAGTATCAGCACTTCTGAGAAATGACTGCAGTATTTACCCGTGTGAGTCGTGTTATTGCTGAATGCTGCTCTACCACCAACTATTGGCTTGTTAATAAAGTTTCTAAACACACAGGAACACGGACTTCAACCCTCACTGTTTCCTTTGGCTGTTTTCATTTAGACATCCACAGCTTAGTTGGAATTCATGCCGTGGGTACTTGAGTCGTAGACATTTCCTGAACTTATTCTGCAGCACAGTGTTTGAAGTAATATAAACACTATGGAAGAATGACAGTGCCAAAAGACTACCGAATGGTCAATGTTAGTGGTGATTACTGTCCTTAATAGGTTCTAGTGTAGTAATGGATGAGGTGCCTACTCAATGAGTGTCGGTATGGGATGACTATTGAGAGAGCAGTGGATGAGCACAGGCTATGAAAGCTTTGAGggactttttttttctctctgtatCATTGCAGTGTGGATGGGGTTGAAATACTAACTGTATTTATTGCTGTGTCATTGCCGTAGACTGACTGtgtatctctttctctgtgtcattGCAGTAGACTGactatctctttctctgtgtcattGCAGtagactgactgtgtatattttTCTCTGTGTCATTGCAGTAGACTGACTGtgtatctctttctctgtgtcattGCAGTGTGGAGGGGGATGCGCGGCCCAGTGAGAGTGACGGTGGAGCAAGCTACAGGGGCCCAGTGATAAGCCCAGACCGCTTCGAGGGCCCCCTCTACGGCCACGGGGTGCAGCCAGGCCCCCAGCGCCCCCCCCGCAGGCCCAAGCTCCAGCACTCGCAGTCCATCCTTCGCAAGCAGGCCGAGGAGGAGGCCATCAAGCGCTCCCGCTCGCTCTCCGAGGGCTATGAGCTCTCCGCTGACCTCCAGGACAAACAGGTATCGTACCTCTGTTTCAGACCCACCCTATTAATGTCCTATATAGACTCATGAAGCCATTTTGCAAAAACTCCCACATTACCTGATATCTTTACTTACCCATAAAGTTTGAGTTACCAAACCAGATCACATAGATGGTGAACTCTTGAAATTCTGTCTGTTGCTACAGACTTAGGGAAAACAACTTTTTGTTCCATACATGGAGTGCAAAGAAACTATCTTATGATTTCCCTACAAATGGATGTATTGGTGCCTTTCGGACAACTCAGTGTTGAGTGAGGACCTCTTTGCTGAGGAATGTTTTTCATGAGTgtgtttttaaaaaatattttctgtGTAATTTGTTGTATAATTGTAAGATGCAGGGAGTCCTTGCAATAGAGACATTGGTCTCAATAAAACTCCTTTATTTTAAAGACAAAATAACATTTCCCTTACTGAACCTCTATGTCAAtgaccacactacacacactctaACATCTACAGATCCCTTTGAGAAGAAAACAAAACTATGGCATTGCTTTGCTGCAGCTTCTCTGCTCGTCCTTGAAATTTGTATTACTAAGAAATTATAGCCACCTTTCCCTGGAAAGATCAATTCAGTCCCACAAGTGTTTGAGCATTGGTCATCGTTTGTAAAATATAATCATGTTCCTATAATCAAGAAGTTGTGATAATCCGTTCTCATCTGTCCGTCAGGTGGAGATGCTGGAGCGTAAATATGGAGGACGCTTCATAACCCGGCATGCGGCCCGCACCATCCAGACAGCCTTCCGCCAGTACCAGATGAACAAAAACTTTGAGCGTCTCAGGAGTTCTATGTCTGAGAACCGCATGTCCCGACGCATCGTCCTGTCCAACATGAGGATGCAGTTCTCCTTCGAGGGCCCTGAGAAAGTCCACAGCTCCTACTTTGAGGGGAAACAGGTGTCCCTGACAGACGACGGCACCCCCCTGGCCTTGGTACAGTCCGAGTGCGGGGACATGGAGGTCCACCACCAGGCCAACATGGCATCTCACCCTGCTTCCCAGAACGACCTGACGGACGCCATCACGGAGTTGGAGGATGCCTTCTCCAGGCAGGTGAAGTCTCTGGCCGAGTCCATTGATGACGCCTTGAACTGCCGCAGCCTGCAGGGCGACGAGGGTCTTGACCCTGAGGCCATGGGCTGCCccgaggtagagagggaggtggcCTATCAGGTGAAGCCTCACCGCGGGGTGGCGGGGCGCATGCGAGAGGACATGATGGCATCCTACAGCGATGTGACTCTGTTTATCGACGAGGAGGAGCTGTCTCCCTCTATGGGGCTATCGCGGGGGTCAGGTGACCAGCCCTCCAGCATTGAGTCAGACCTACGCCTGCGCTCAGCCAACTCCTCCCAGGAGTACTGGCCCCTGGACACCAAAGATGAGGGGCGTGACACAGACACCAGCTGCCGCAGCACCCCTTCCCTGGAGTGCCAGGAGCAGCGGCTCAGGGTGGACCACCTCCCACTGCTGACCATCGAGCCGCCCAGCGACAGCTCCGCCGAACACAGTGACCGCTCTGACCGCAGCTCCGTCAAACGGCCGCCCGTCTACGAGTCTCACGGGGGCAGCCACATCGTGGCGTCCTCCAAGGCTAGCCCCAAACACATCTCTCATGGCCCACCCCCGCGGGCGCCCTCCAGGGACGACGAGGCGCCCCTCCGCCACCGCCACCGGGCGCTGGAAAGCCACCTGGCCATTAACGGCTCTGCCAATCGGCAGAGCAAGTCTGAGTCTGACTTTTCGGACGGGGATAACGACAGCATCAACAGCACATCGAACTCCAACGACACCATCAATTGCAGCTCTGAGTCGTCCAGGGACAGCCTGAGGGAGCAGACACTCTGCAAGCAGACATACCACAAAGAGACACGTAACAGCTGGGACTCGCCCGTCTTCAGCAACGATGTGATCCGCAAGAGGCACTACCGCATCGGCCTGAACCTCTTCAACAAGTAGGTGCTCAGCTCTGACTGAGTGCTAACGTGGTTGTCCACTGATTGGTGTAATTAAGGGTAAATGAGCAGAGGGGTTCTTATAGAGAAACCGAGGTGACCTATTTACAGTTATCAGAATTGTATTTGGGCCACACAATATAAGGCAATCAGTCTAATTAAAGTAAATTAGCAGGGTTAAAGACAAGTCCTATGAAATGGAAAAAATGCATACAATTTGTATAAGGTATATATTTGTGCATTCGTGTAAACTCTTTGTAGACTCTTAGGTCTACTTTTATAGGACTGATATTCTGTAGATGAGAAATTCAGCCAGACAGAGTCGCTCCATTTTCTGTGCCCTTATTAAATATTAACCACCCTGTTCCTATTGTGGCCACTTCCTATCAGTCACAGAATCAAACACCACACTTGGCTCTGTAAAATGACTGGATAGGTCACATAAGGACATACCTGCTTCAAAAAGGCCTTATTTTGATGTCATGCTAGACGTTTTCCAGCAGGGTCACCTTTGGTGTCAGTCTCATTGTGTCTTGTCTGCTTCAATATAAACACAAACCCTTCTTTCTTGTGTGTCTGCAGGAAGCCAGAGAAAGGCGTCCAGTACTTGACTGAGAGAGGGTTCGTCCCGGACACACCTGTGGGTGTGGCTCACTTCCTGCTTCAGAGGAAGGGCCTGAGCAGGCAGATGATTGGAGAGTTCCTGGGCAACCGTCAGAAACAGTTCAACAGAGACGTCCTGGAGTGAGTACTAATTCTTAAAGGCCAGGTCATGTGACACTTGTTATTGTCTATCAAACAAACATTGATTGGTGGATCACAGTGCCTTGCACAGGTAGCATTATACTGTAGGCCAGGCTAGAACAATGGATGTACTGTTCCAAGTTCAGCAAGCCATCTTTGCATTCACCGCTCTTCATTTATATCCTAACTGGGAGGTAATTGTCTTGGAACAGTTAGTGCCAACATTGTGCCCATTAAAATTCTACATCTCAAAGTAAGATGGCCGAACTGTATATCTGTGGCCTCGGGCCAGCCTAGTAGAACGTCCACACTCTGCTTCTCTCAGCAATCTGCTGCCCCTCACACTTGACCTCTCTCAAATGTGCTTCATGTATTTTCAAAGGACTATAAGGTGGTTCCCCTATCAGATTTTGACAAGTCTTGAACTGCTGGGTGCAGAATGCCCCCCTGATCTGCGCGTTTTAGTTGCGTTAGTGAATGAGATGGACTTTTGTAATAACCACTTTTCCACGTGTAGATTTGAACTAGAGATGGGCACCAATATGGAAAGTACATATCGATATCAGTTGCATTTTTACATTTGATATTGATATCATATCGGGAATTTGCTGAACTTGCTGTTAAAGCTGGATTCCTTAGTTTCCACATCAATTTTTGGTCTTAATTAATGATATACACATTGATGCTTGACACGTATGTTTAcactgtttgtaaacaaagtaaatgtaaacaaacacttgtATAGCCTCTCAACATGGTTTAATTtgtatatcatggatggtcagtcctggcatACATGGTGCTCGCTTTGAatgtgagagtggttacatttctcccgGCCCATCCCTCAGTTTTTGACCATAACATAGGTGGGGGTGACTGCTTttttattgtttcaattaaggattccAACTTGAAAACTATACAAATCAATGACATATTTGTTGGTTAGGGAATTCATTGGTTGGTTGCTTGTGGGTTCCAGCTGTGTGGTGGATGAGATGGATTTCTCGTCAATGGAGCTGGACGAGGCACTGAGAAAGTTCCAGAACCACATTCGGGTCCAGGGAGAGGCCCAGAAGGTGGAGCGCCTCATCGAAGCCTACAGGTGAGCCAACCGATAGACAGGTCCGAGAAGCATATACTAGGTAGACAGCCACGTTAGGGGGGGGGGCACACCTGTAGACTGAGGATGAGGGGCTATTTACGTAGTCAGGTTTGGCCAAGAGGG
It includes:
- the LOC115131876 gene encoding IQ motif and SEC7 domain-containing protein 1-like isoform X2 → MVDKAWRKSWQFIENRMSLRVKKQSSPNVERKSDVEGDARPSESDGGASYRGPVISPDRFEGPLYGHGVQPGPQRPPRRPKLQHSQSILRKQAEEEAIKRSRSLSEGYELSADLQDKQVEMLERKYGGRFITRHAARTIQTAFRQYQMNKNFERLRSSMSENRMSRRIVLSNMRMQFSFEGPEKVHSSYFEGKQVSLTDDGTPLALVQSECGDMEVHHQANMASHPASQNDLTDAITELEDAFSRQVKSLAESIDDALNCRSLQGDEGLDPEAMGCPEVEREVAYQVKPHRGVAGRMREDMMASYSDVTLFIDEEELSPSMGLSRGSGDQPSSIESDLRLRSANSSQEYWPLDTKDEGRDTDTSCRSTPSLECQEQRLRVDHLPLLTIEPPSDSSAEHSDRSDRSSVKRPPVYESHGGSHIVASSKASPKHISHGPPPRAPSRDDEAPLRHRHRALESHLAINGSANRQSKSESDFSDGDNDSINSTSNSNDTINCSSESSRDSLREQTLCKQTYHKETRNSWDSPVFSNDVIRKRHYRIGLNLFNKKPEKGVQYLTERGFVPDTPVGVAHFLLQRKGLSRQMIGEFLGNRQKQFNRDVLDCVVDEMDFSSMELDEALRKFQNHIRVQGEAQKVERLIEAYSQRYCICNPTVVRQFRNPDTIFILAFAIILLNTDMYSPNVKPERKMKLEDFVKNLRGVDDGEDIPRETLVGIYERIRKRELKTNEDHVSQVQKVEKLIVGKKPIGSLHHGIGCVLSLPHRRLVCYCRLFEVPDPNKLQKLGLHQREIFLFNDLLVVTKIFQKKKNSVTYSFRQSFSLYGMQVLMFENQYYGNGIRLTSAIPGADIKVLINFNAPNPQDRKKFTDDLRESIAEVQEMEKYRIESELEKQKGVVRPSMSQSSGLKKEAGNGNMNRASLDDTYTMGEGLKRSALSSSLRDLSEAGKRGRRSSAGSLDSNMEGSIINSPHIRRRATTPRSEGPPRSHPTIPNSSSLLGSLFGSKRGKPSSQSHPPLPLPGHPTLISHTPHPSNLHHTAQQVAQAQLHHSQYCHVQQNPPPYHHHHHYHPPPHTQYHQHPAAYASSSHTHQHTHPHPHVPQHSHGTHSQHSHHASHSQHAPHHHSQLQGPAPSGPKPKHSGISTVV
- the LOC115131876 gene encoding IQ motif and SEC7 domain-containing protein 1-like isoform X6; this encodes MESPTENPTRAAEYLKELNNIIETQQELLEMHKTRIEELELQVSELCSENACLKDQYQRHLATCRLLQQGNSHATLGAIKENITQEKSECDSSRMVRRHASLPIDVTENPASLVSAGCRRGFPCRKWKSASFGVEGDARPSESDGGASYRGPVISPDRFEGPLYGHGVQPGPQRPPRRPKLQHSQSILRKQAEEEAIKRSRSLSEGYELSADLQDKQVEMLERKYGGRFITRHAARTIQTAFRQYQMNKNFERLRSSMSENRMSRRIVLSNMRMQFSFEGPEKVHSSYFEGKQVSLTDDGTPLALVQSECGDMEVHHQANMASHPASQNDLTDAITELEDAFSRQVKSLAESIDDALNCRSLQGDEGLDPEAMGCPEVEREVAYQVKPHRGVAGRMREDMMASYSDVTLFIDEEELSPSMGLSRGSGDQPSSIESDLRLRSANSSQEYWPLDTKDEGRDTDTSCRSTPSLECQEQRLRVDHLPLLTIEPPSDSSAEHSDRSDRSSVKRPPVYESHGGSHIVASSKASPKHISHGPPPRAPSRDDEAPLRHRHRALESHLAINGSANRQSKSESDFSDGDNDSINSTSNSNDTINCSSESSRDSLREQTLCKQTYHKETRNSWDSPVFSNDVIRKRHYRIGLNLFNKKPEKGVQYLTERGFVPDTPVGVAHFLLQRKGLSRQMIGEFLGNRQKQFNRDVLDCVVDEMDFSSMELDEALRKFQNHIRVQGEAQKVERLIEAYSQRYCICNPTVVRQFRNPDTIFILAFAIILLNTDMYSPNVKPERKMKLEDFVKNLRGVDDGEDIPRETLVGIYERIRKRELKTNEDHVSQVQKVEKLIVGKKPIGSLHHGIGCVLSLPHRRLVCYCRLFEVPDPNKLQKLGLHQREIFLFNDLLVVTKIFQKKKNSVTYSFRQSFSLYGMQVLMFENQYYGNGIRLTSAIPGADIKVLINFNAPNPQDRKKFTDDLRESIAEVQEMEKYRIESELEKQKGVVRPSMSQSSGLKKEAGNGNMNRASLDDTYTMGEGLKRSALSSSLRDLSEAGVHH
- the LOC115131876 gene encoding IQ motif and SEC7 domain-containing protein 1-like isoform X4, encoding MWKYCISSRTVSVEGDARPSESDGGASYRGPVISPDRFEGPLYGHGVQPGPQRPPRRPKLQHSQSILRKQAEEEAIKRSRSLSEGYELSADLQDKQVEMLERKYGGRFITRHAARTIQTAFRQYQMNKNFERLRSSMSENRMSRRIVLSNMRMQFSFEGPEKVHSSYFEGKQVSLTDDGTPLALVQSECGDMEVHHQANMASHPASQNDLTDAITELEDAFSRQVKSLAESIDDALNCRSLQGDEGLDPEAMGCPEVEREVAYQVKPHRGVAGRMREDMMASYSDVTLFIDEEELSPSMGLSRGSGDQPSSIESDLRLRSANSSQEYWPLDTKDEGRDTDTSCRSTPSLECQEQRLRVDHLPLLTIEPPSDSSAEHSDRSDRSSVKRPPVYESHGGSHIVASSKASPKHISHGPPPRAPSRDDEAPLRHRHRALESHLAINGSANRQSKSESDFSDGDNDSINSTSNSNDTINCSSESSRDSLREQTLCKQTYHKETRNSWDSPVFSNDVIRKRHYRIGLNLFNKKPEKGVQYLTERGFVPDTPVGVAHFLLQRKGLSRQMIGEFLGNRQKQFNRDVLDCVVDEMDFSSMELDEALRKFQNHIRVQGEAQKVERLIEAYSQRYCICNPTVVRQFRNPDTIFILAFAIILLNTDMYSPNVKPERKMKLEDFVKNLRGVDDGEDIPRETLVGIYERIRKRELKTNEDHVSQVQKVEKLIVGKKPIGSLHHGIGCVLSLPHRRLVCYCRLFEVPDPNKLQKLGLHQREIFLFNDLLVVTKIFQKKKNSVTYSFRQSFSLYGMQVLMFENQYYGNGIRLTSAIPGADIKVLINFNAPNPQDRKKFTDDLRESIAEVQEMEKYRIESELEKQKGVVRPSMSQSSGLKKEAGNGNMNRASLDDTYTMGEGLKRSALSSSLRDLSEAGKRGRRSSAGSLDSNMEGSIINSPHIRRRATTPRSEGPPRSHPTIPNSSSLLGSLFGSKRGKPSSQSHPPLPLPGHPTLISHTPHPSNLHHTAQQVAQAQLHHSQYCHVQQNPPPYHHHHHYHPPPHTQYHQHPAAYASSSHTHQHTHPHPHVPQHSHGTHSQHSHHASHSQHAPHHHSQLQGPAPSGPKPKHSGISTVV